One part of the Saprospiraceae bacterium genome encodes these proteins:
- a CDS encoding phospho-N-acetylmuramoyl-pentapeptide-transferase: MLYYLFQFTEKLFHLPGGRLFQYISFRAGLAIILSLIISMVFGDRIIRYLKKLQIGESIRDLGLEGQKQKEGTPTMGGIIIILAICIPCLLLARLDNVYIQVMLFTTVWMGLIGFADDYIKVFLKDKSGLKAIFKILGQVVCGLVIALVMLYHEKILVRMPKAEALKMHYVIEEEFTTWDAIRNQTHEYVYVKTQLTNVPFLKGNRFDYYWISEFFGDNKHVWIWLIFIPIVIFIVTAVSNAANLTDGLDGLATGVSAVIAMTLAILAYVSGNAIVADYLSIFYLPYSGELVVFSAAFLGACVGFLWYNSFPAKVFMGDTGSLALGGIIAALAILLRKELLIPLFCGVFFIESLSVVIQVAYFKFTKRKFGEGRRIFLMSPLHHHFQKKGMHEATISVRFWIVTLILAVFTIITLKIR; the protein is encoded by the coding sequence ATGTTATATTATTTATTTCAATTTACGGAAAAATTATTTCATTTACCAGGTGGAAGATTGTTTCAATACATATCTTTTAGAGCTGGACTTGCGATCATTTTATCATTAATTATCTCCATGGTTTTTGGTGATCGCATTATCCGTTATTTGAAGAAATTGCAGATTGGTGAATCCATACGGGATTTGGGTTTAGAAGGCCAAAAACAGAAAGAAGGTACACCAACAATGGGTGGAATTATTATCATTCTTGCGATTTGTATTCCTTGTTTGTTATTAGCAAGATTAGACAATGTTTATATCCAGGTAATGTTATTTACTACGGTATGGATGGGATTAATTGGTTTTGCGGATGATTATATTAAAGTTTTTCTGAAAGATAAGTCCGGTCTTAAGGCTATTTTTAAAATATTGGGGCAAGTAGTTTGCGGACTAGTGATTGCTCTTGTTATGTTATACCATGAAAAGATTTTAGTGCGGATGCCAAAAGCAGAAGCATTAAAAATGCATTATGTGATAGAAGAAGAATTTACAACATGGGATGCCATTCGAAATCAAACACATGAGTATGTTTATGTGAAAACACAGTTAACAAACGTTCCATTTTTAAAAGGAAATCGCTTTGATTATTATTGGATATCGGAATTTTTTGGTGATAATAAACATGTATGGATTTGGTTAATTTTTATTCCAATTGTAATATTTATTGTCACAGCAGTTTCAAATGCTGCGAATTTAACAGATGGATTAGATGGTCTTGCAACAGGGGTCTCTGCTGTAATAGCTATGACTTTAGCAATTTTAGCCTATGTATCTGGTAATGCAATTGTCGCTGATTACTTAAGTATTTTCTATTTGCCATATAGTGGCGAGTTGGTAGTTTTTTCAGCAGCTTTTTTAGGTGCCTGTGTCGGATTTTTATGGTATAATTCTTTTCCCGCGAAAGTATTTATGGGAGATACTGGGAGTTTGGCATTAGGAGGAATTATTGCTGCTTTGGCAATATTGCTGCGAAAAGAATTATTGATACCCTTGTTTTGTGGAGTTTTCTTTATTGAAAGTTTGTCGGTTGTAATACAAGTGGCATATTTTAAATTTACAAAAAGAAAATTTGGAGAAGGCAGACGAATTTTTTTAATGTCTCCTCTGCACCATCATTTTCAAAAGAAGGGAATGCATGAAGCAACAATTTCAGTGCGGTTTTGGATTGTAACATTGATTTTAGCAGTATTTACAATTATAACGCTAAAAATCAGATAA
- a CDS encoding 2-oxoglutarate dehydrogenase E1 component — protein sequence MKDYSFIYNANPSYLEALYANYQKDPGLVDPSWIDFFKGYDFAQSSSNGNKLNQADLNHQDLALEFSAFQLIQAYRARAHLLSDTNPIRKRRDRIAKLDLSDFQIAQIDLSRPLSAGSEIGLPNATMEQIVSKLKKIYCGKIGFEFTHIESHEKRVWITEKIESRILDEDYGLEIGSKKRILHKLNGSVIFEKFLHTKYVGQKRFSLEGGESTIPALDAIINVGAKLGAEEVILGMAHRGRLNVLANIIGKTYEQIFNEFEGTAIPDLSFGSGDVKYHLGFASQIKTIDGKDMHLKLAPNPSHLEAVDPVVCGLARAKADLLYDSNYTKILPILIHGDSAIAGQGVVYETLQMSQLEGYYTGGTIHFIINNQIGFTTDFEDARSSTYCTSVASTIQAPVLHVNGDDPEAVVYAATFATEYRQKFNSDIFIDMVCYRRHGHNEGDDPKFTQPEMYEIISKHPNVRELYINVLERRGDVQAQLAEVMEKEFWDLLQERLNLVKENPLPYAYQEPELAWKSLKKFTVDEDFDSSPDTGIPENELKQLLKKLLTIPENFSALPKIKRLFKSWEDLIKTHSADWALAELLAYASILTDGKNVRMSGQDVKRGTFSHRHAVLFEEKTNASYNRLSQLHETQGKFLIYNSLLSEFGVLGFEYGYSLASPNHLVLWEAQFGDFSNGAQVIIDQFISTAQSKWNRMSGIVLLLPHGYDGQGPEHSSARLERFLQSCAERNMVIANVSTPSNFFHLIRRQLSRDFRTPLIVMAPKSLLRHPKCVSNLFEFYPGNHFKELIEDPILDPHLITEIIFCSGQIYYDIKLKQEQIQSKNKAIIRIEQLYPFPTKQIEKMLLKFPNAKTSWVQEEPLNMGAASFIKLHWNWNAIQIIARPASASTAVGFKKIHDRQLQDILETAFN from the coding sequence ATGAAAGATTACTCCTTTATATATAATGCGAATCCTTCCTATTTAGAGGCTTTATACGCTAACTACCAAAAAGACCCAGGTTTAGTAGATCCAAGTTGGATAGATTTCTTTAAAGGTTATGATTTTGCGCAATCTTCAAGTAACGGAAATAAACTAAATCAAGCAGATTTAAATCACCAGGACTTAGCATTGGAATTTTCTGCTTTTCAACTTATCCAAGCATATCGTGCAAGAGCGCATTTACTTTCAGACACAAACCCTATTCGGAAAAGAAGGGATCGAATTGCAAAACTAGATCTTTCTGATTTTCAAATTGCCCAAATAGATTTAAGCAGACCATTATCTGCGGGCAGTGAAATTGGTTTACCGAATGCAACTATGGAACAAATTGTTTCTAAGTTAAAGAAAATTTATTGTGGTAAAATAGGATTTGAATTTACACATATTGAATCTCATGAAAAGAGAGTATGGATTACTGAAAAAATTGAGTCCAGAATTTTAGATGAAGATTATGGATTGGAAATCGGTTCAAAAAAAAGAATTCTACATAAATTAAACGGATCTGTAATTTTTGAAAAATTCTTACATACAAAATATGTTGGGCAAAAGCGTTTTTCGCTGGAAGGAGGTGAAAGCACAATACCTGCTTTAGATGCAATTATTAATGTTGGTGCTAAACTCGGTGCAGAAGAGGTGATCCTTGGAATGGCCCATCGTGGCAGATTAAATGTATTAGCAAATATTATTGGAAAAACATATGAGCAAATATTTAATGAATTTGAAGGTACCGCAATCCCTGACCTAAGTTTTGGTAGCGGGGATGTAAAATATCATTTAGGATTTGCCTCCCAAATAAAAACAATAGATGGCAAAGACATGCATTTAAAATTAGCGCCGAACCCCTCTCATTTGGAAGCAGTAGATCCTGTTGTGTGTGGTTTAGCCAGAGCAAAAGCAGATTTACTATATGATTCCAATTATACTAAAATATTACCCATTCTTATTCATGGGGATTCTGCTATTGCTGGACAAGGTGTTGTTTACGAGACCCTTCAAATGTCGCAACTGGAGGGCTATTACACAGGTGGCACCATTCATTTTATAATAAATAATCAAATTGGATTTACAACCGATTTTGAAGATGCTCGTTCCTCAACCTATTGTACTTCCGTAGCAAGTACTATTCAAGCACCCGTTTTACATGTAAATGGTGATGACCCTGAAGCGGTTGTGTATGCTGCCACATTCGCAACGGAATACCGCCAAAAATTTAATAGTGACATTTTTATAGATATGGTTTGCTATCGGCGTCATGGTCATAATGAAGGTGATGATCCGAAATTTACACAACCTGAAATGTATGAAATCATTAGTAAGCATCCGAATGTACGTGAATTGTATATTAATGTATTAGAACGCAGAGGGGATGTTCAAGCGCAATTAGCAGAAGTAATGGAAAAAGAATTTTGGGATTTATTGCAAGAGCGTTTGAATCTTGTTAAAGAAAACCCACTTCCATATGCTTATCAAGAACCTGAACTTGCATGGAAAAGTTTAAAAAAATTTACAGTCGATGAAGATTTTGATTCAAGTCCTGATACCGGGATCCCTGAAAATGAACTTAAACAATTATTAAAAAAACTCCTTACCATTCCTGAAAATTTCTCTGCACTTCCCAAAATAAAACGATTATTTAAATCATGGGAAGATTTAATAAAAACCCATTCAGCGGACTGGGCTTTAGCAGAGTTATTAGCGTATGCGAGTATCCTCACCGATGGAAAAAATGTAAGAATGAGTGGTCAGGATGTAAAACGGGGTACATTTTCACACCGCCATGCAGTCCTATTTGAAGAGAAAACCAACGCCTCTTATAACCGGCTTTCACAGCTGCATGAAACGCAAGGAAAATTCTTAATATACAATTCCTTGCTTTCTGAATTTGGTGTACTAGGTTTTGAATATGGCTATTCGCTAGCTTCTCCCAATCATCTCGTACTTTGGGAGGCTCAATTTGGTGATTTTTCAAATGGCGCTCAAGTTATCATTGATCAATTTATTTCAACTGCTCAAAGCAAATGGAACCGAATGAGTGGGATTGTATTACTCTTGCCACATGGATATGATGGTCAAGGACCAGAACATTCTTCCGCAAGATTAGAACGCTTTTTGCAATCCTGCGCTGAGCGAAATATGGTGATTGCAAATGTTAGCACGCCATCCAATTTTTTTCATTTAATCCGCAGACAACTTTCTCGCGATTTCAGAACACCCCTCATTGTTATGGCTCCAAAATCATTATTAAGACATCCAAAATGTGTTTCTAATTTGTTTGAATTTTATCCTGGAAATCATTTTAAGGAACTTATTGAAGATCCGATTCTTGATCCTCACTTAATTACTGAAATTATTTTTTGCAGTGGCCAGATTTATTATGATATAAAATTGAAACAAGAGCAAATTCAATCAAAAAATAAAGCAATAATAAGAATTGAACAATTATACCCATTCCCGACAAAACAAATTGAAAAAATGCTACTTAAATTTCCAAACGCTAAAACAAGCTGGGTTCAAGAAGAACCCTTAAATATGGGTGCTGCTAGTTTCATTAAACTCCATTGGAATTGGAATGCTATTCAAATAATTGCCAGACCAGCAAGTGCTTCAACTGCCGTTGGATTTAAGAAAATACATGACCGCCAACTTCAGGACATTCTAGAAACAGCTTTTAATTAA
- a CDS encoding transpeptidase family protein — MDRRKEFLIRVYIVMGVFTLVAGILICKAFIINVMEGEIWRKKSRELYFNVMDIKAERGKILADDGSPLATSQPIFEIRMDTKAAGLTQALFNKNVDSLAFCISTHLYPGKSKNEVKNQLTQARERSDRYAFIAKNLNYDQLQLLKSFPLFRLGANKGGMITITENRREKPYKNFASRTVGLDRENAEPIGLEKSFDAYLKGREGHRVMRKVGANVYIPVNGLEEIVAKKGSDIITTINPGIQEIAELTLAESITKHQAEEGCAIVMEVATGAIKAIANLSWNENQELIETYNFAIAKSSEPGSTFKLASLLAMLEDGKIDTTTAVDLNGGACKFYDRIMKDSKLHGIGMSDLSYSFIQSSNVGISKLASHVFNSNALKFIEYLQKFGLNQKTGIELEGEPQPMIKHPVKNKNIWYGTTLPWMSVGYELQLTPLQVLTFYNGVANHGRVMKPYLVSDILDGRKIVKHIEPKVLRDSIASDATLVKVKALLKEVVEIGTAKNIKSEVYSIAGKTGTAVSNYFEKGFEKKNYQSSFAGFFPADDPKYSCIVVVYNPQESGFYGGEVAAPVFKKIADRCMRSEFSKVAVINRDPKSILGSEALPIGNKGFALDFEKVFKHIGLPINNLESSKWISTIAGEDGVYSRSWEFNSQRMPDLIGMGLRDAMYIMDIYGVQLIPHGKGKIRSQSISPGSAIQNRVIELYLE, encoded by the coding sequence ATGGATAGGCGGAAAGAATTTTTAATACGAGTCTACATTGTAATGGGTGTTTTCACACTCGTAGCTGGGATTCTTATCTGCAAAGCCTTTATCATCAATGTGATGGAAGGTGAAATATGGAGAAAAAAAAGCAGAGAATTATATTTCAACGTAATGGATATTAAGGCCGAGCGTGGAAAAATACTTGCTGATGATGGAAGTCCTTTAGCGACTTCCCAACCGATCTTTGAAATCAGAATGGATACAAAAGCAGCTGGGTTAACACAGGCTTTGTTTAATAAAAATGTAGATTCATTAGCATTTTGTATATCTACACATTTGTATCCTGGCAAATCAAAAAATGAAGTTAAGAATCAATTGACTCAAGCCAGGGAAAGATCAGATAGGTATGCATTTATTGCAAAAAATCTTAATTATGATCAACTCCAGTTACTAAAATCTTTTCCACTTTTTAGATTAGGTGCTAATAAAGGAGGAATGATTACAATTACTGAAAACAGAAGGGAAAAACCATACAAAAATTTTGCAAGCAGAACGGTAGGTTTGGATCGCGAAAATGCGGAACCAATTGGTTTGGAAAAGTCTTTCGATGCATATTTAAAAGGTAGAGAAGGGCACCGTGTTATGCGTAAAGTAGGTGCAAATGTTTATATCCCAGTAAATGGTTTGGAAGAAATTGTTGCGAAAAAAGGGAGTGATATCATCACTACAATTAATCCTGGAATTCAGGAAATTGCAGAACTTACACTTGCTGAGTCAATAACAAAACATCAGGCGGAAGAAGGTTGTGCAATCGTAATGGAAGTTGCTACCGGAGCCATCAAGGCTATTGCTAATTTATCTTGGAATGAAAATCAGGAATTGATTGAAACCTATAATTTTGCGATTGCGAAATCAAGTGAGCCAGGATCTACATTTAAATTAGCGAGTTTGTTAGCGATGCTTGAAGATGGTAAAATAGATACCACAACTGCAGTTGATTTAAATGGTGGTGCTTGTAAATTTTATGACAGAATCATGAAAGATTCTAAGCTGCATGGCATCGGAATGTCCGATTTAAGTTATTCTTTTATTCAATCCTCAAATGTTGGAATTTCAAAATTGGCATCTCATGTTTTTAATTCAAATGCATTAAAATTTATTGAGTATTTGCAGAAGTTTGGATTAAATCAGAAAACCGGAATTGAATTAGAAGGGGAACCACAACCCATGATTAAACATCCGGTTAAGAATAAAAATATTTGGTATGGAACTACCTTGCCCTGGATGTCTGTTGGATATGAGTTGCAATTAACGCCTTTGCAAGTATTAACTTTCTACAATGGGGTTGCGAATCATGGAAGAGTGATGAAACCTTACTTAGTAAGCGATATACTTGATGGACGAAAAATTGTAAAACATATTGAACCAAAAGTATTAAGAGATTCAATTGCATCTGATGCCACGCTTGTAAAAGTAAAAGCATTGTTGAAAGAAGTGGTAGAGATAGGGACGGCCAAAAACATCAAAAGTGAAGTTTATTCTATAGCTGGTAAAACAGGGACTGCAGTTAGCAATTATTTTGAGAAAGGCTTTGAAAAGAAAAATTATCAATCTTCTTTTGCTGGTTTTTTTCCTGCAGATGATCCAAAATATTCATGTATTGTAGTTGTTTACAATCCTCAGGAATCTGGATTTTATGGTGGAGAAGTAGCCGCGCCTGTTTTTAAAAAAATAGCAGATCGATGTATGCGTTCAGAATTTTCGAAAGTTGCTGTTATTAACCGAGATCCTAAATCGATTTTGGGAAGTGAAGCACTTCCGATTGGAAATAAAGGGTTTGCCTTAGACTTTGAAAAAGTATTCAAACATATAGGTTTACCTATAAATAATTTGGAATCTTCAAAATGGATTTCAACAATAGCAGGAGAAGATGGAGTGTATTCAAGATCGTGGGAGTTTAATTCGCAACGAATGCCAGATTTGATAGGAATGGGTTTGCGCGACGCCATGTATATCATGGATATCTATGGTGTCCAATTAATTCCACACGGGAAGGGAAAAATAAGATCACAAAGTATAAGTCCGGGTTCGGCTATTCAGAATCGTGTGATAGAATTATATTTAGAATAA
- the murD gene encoding UDP-N-acetylmuramoyl-L-alanine--D-glutamate ligase: MILILGAGESGVGAALLAKKMTLPVFVSDSNAIRDSFRKELIDNEIDFEEGSHDIAYGISPNFIVKSPGIPDQAEIIGHFKNQGIDVISEIEFAYRYCRGTIIGITGSNGKTTTTNLIFHLLKQNNKDVIKAGNVGFSFARAISIKNWEYYVLELSSFQLDGIQEFKPRFGVLLNITPDHMDRYQNQFDLYVASKFRITENQTSEDFLITYEKDPAIQKYLKEHGIQARLLSLNPDFNLNEEVILDGSIIANLKNTVLKGKHNAINVACAVKIATFIGLRQEEIQSALLNFVNDPHRLESVGEINEVLFVNDSKATNVDSVFWALDAMKQKVVWIAGGLDKGNDYAAIEALVVQKVSALICLGVDNQKLLKSFTKIVPLIKDTHSIQDAVRIAFEIAKKGEVVLLSPGCASFDLFKNYEDRGNQFKEEVKKLSLLTK, from the coding sequence ATGATATTGATTTTGGGAGCGGGTGAAAGTGGTGTCGGGGCAGCTTTGCTGGCTAAGAAAATGACATTGCCTGTATTTGTAAGTGATAGCAATGCAATAAGAGATTCTTTTAGAAAGGAGCTTATTGATAATGAAATTGACTTTGAAGAAGGAAGTCACGACATCGCTTATGGAATATCACCCAATTTTATTGTGAAAAGTCCAGGCATACCTGATCAAGCAGAAATCATCGGCCATTTCAAAAACCAAGGTATTGATGTAATTTCAGAAATTGAGTTTGCTTACAGGTATTGCCGCGGGACGATAATAGGGATAACAGGAAGTAATGGAAAAACAACGACAACGAATCTTATTTTTCATCTTCTTAAGCAAAATAATAAGGATGTAATTAAAGCAGGTAATGTTGGTTTTTCTTTTGCCAGAGCTATAAGTATAAAGAATTGGGAGTATTATGTTTTGGAGTTAAGTAGCTTTCAATTAGATGGAATCCAAGAATTTAAGCCCCGGTTTGGAGTATTACTTAATATTACACCGGATCATATGGATCGATATCAAAATCAATTTGATTTATATGTCGCTTCGAAATTTCGAATTACAGAAAATCAAACATCAGAGGATTTTTTAATTACCTATGAAAAAGATCCTGCCATTCAAAAATATTTAAAAGAGCATGGAATCCAAGCTAGATTACTTTCACTGAATCCCGATTTTAATTTAAATGAAGAAGTGATCTTGGATGGTTCCATAATTGCTAATTTGAAGAACACAGTTTTAAAAGGAAAACACAATGCAATTAATGTTGCTTGTGCTGTTAAAATTGCAACGTTTATAGGATTAAGGCAAGAAGAAATTCAATCTGCATTGCTGAATTTTGTAAATGATCCACATCGGTTAGAATCGGTTGGAGAAATTAATGAGGTGCTTTTTGTGAATGATAGCAAAGCTACAAATGTCGATTCCGTATTTTGGGCATTAGATGCAATGAAGCAAAAAGTAGTGTGGATTGCAGGTGGTCTGGATAAGGGAAATGATTATGCAGCAATCGAAGCACTTGTAGTACAGAAAGTATCGGCATTAATTTGCCTTGGTGTAGATAATCAAAAATTATTAAAGAGCTTCACAAAGATCGTTCCTTTAATTAAGGATACGCATTCAATTCAAGATGCAGTTAGAATTGCATTTGAAATTGCAAAAAAAGGCGAAGTCGTTTTGTTATCGCCTGGTTGTGCAAGTTTTGATTTATTTAAAAATTATGAAGATCGCGGTAACCAATTTAAAGAGGAAGTAAAGAAATTAAGTCTATTAACTAAATAA
- a CDS encoding division/cell wall cluster transcriptional repressor MraZ, with translation MYNLTGEYEVRLDDKNRLRLPSGLSSQLGEGALKLVVNRGFEKCLLLYPESVWVEKTKEVNQLNQYIRKNREFVRYFYRGATQLVSDASGRILIPKLLQEHAGIVHDVVLLAYHQHVELWSKEQYLLMVEQEPENFGLLAEEVFGHKDV, from the coding sequence ATGTACAATCTAACTGGTGAGTACGAAGTGAGATTAGACGACAAGAACAGGCTTCGCCTGCCTTCTGGTCTTAGCTCGCAACTAGGCGAAGGTGCATTAAAGCTCGTGGTTAACCGAGGATTTGAGAAGTGTTTACTCCTTTACCCGGAATCCGTCTGGGTAGAAAAGACGAAGGAAGTCAATCAACTCAATCAATATATTAGAAAGAATAGAGAGTTTGTAAGGTATTTCTACAGAGGTGCTACGCAATTGGTTTCAGATGCCTCCGGGCGTATTTTGATTCCTAAATTGCTACAGGAGCACGCAGGAATTGTTCACGATGTAGTATTGCTTGCGTATCATCAACATGTTGAATTGTGGTCTAAGGAGCAATATTTATTAATGGTAGAACAAGAGCCTGAAAACTTTGGATTACTTGCAGAAGAAGTTTTTGGACATAAAGATGTCTGA
- the rsmH gene encoding 16S rRNA (cytosine(1402)-N(4))-methyltransferase RsmH: protein MSEHLNTYHHIPVLLKASVENLITDPNGVYVDVTFGGGGHSKEILSKISNHGKLFAFDKDQNVLNHIPKDERFEIIFSDFRYLKKYMEYYKIEKLDGILADLGLSSHHIDETSRGFSIFSDKPLDMRMNTNQTLTAKNVLMQYSEQQLEFLIKTFGELTNARIIAKQLVKDRNKKSFNSCKEFANWAEMFAYGKKVKFLAQLFQAFRIEVNREIDSLQDLLKQGSELLKTGGRMVVISYHSLEDRKVKQWFKTGSPELHLEGMQNSEIPFKSLYKQAILPDENELILNSRARSAKMRIGVKQ from the coding sequence ATGTCTGAGCATTTGAATACGTATCATCATATTCCAGTGCTGTTAAAAGCATCTGTTGAAAATTTGATTACAGATCCGAATGGAGTTTATGTAGATGTGACATTTGGAGGAGGTGGACATAGCAAAGAGATTTTATCAAAAATTAGCAATCACGGAAAACTTTTTGCATTTGATAAAGATCAAAATGTTTTGAATCATATTCCGAAGGATGAACGATTTGAAATTATTTTTTCAGATTTCCGATACTTAAAGAAGTATATGGAATATTATAAAATTGAAAAATTGGATGGAATTCTTGCGGATTTAGGATTGTCATCGCACCATATTGATGAAACCAGTCGGGGTTTTTCTATATTTTCAGATAAGCCTTTAGATATGCGAATGAATACGAATCAAACATTAACTGCAAAAAATGTATTGATGCAATATTCAGAGCAACAACTGGAATTTTTAATAAAAACATTTGGTGAATTAACGAATGCAAGAATTATTGCAAAGCAATTAGTGAAAGACCGAAATAAGAAATCTTTTAATTCTTGTAAGGAATTTGCAAATTGGGCAGAAATGTTTGCCTACGGTAAAAAAGTAAAGTTTCTTGCACAATTGTTTCAAGCTTTTAGAATTGAAGTCAATAGAGAAATTGATTCATTGCAGGATTTGTTGAAACAGGGTTCGGAATTACTGAAAACTGGTGGGCGAATGGTTGTAATTAGTTATCATTCTCTAGAAGACCGCAAAGTGAAGCAATGGTTTAAAACAGGATCTCCAGAACTTCATTTAGAAGGAATGCAGAATTCCGAGATACCCTTTAAATCTTTGTACAAACAAGCAATTTTGCCAGATGAAAATGAACTCATATTAAACTCCCGTGCGCGTTCTGCGAAAATGCGAATTGGAGTAAAACAATAA
- a CDS encoding UDP-N-acetylmuramoyl-L-alanyl-D-glutamate--2,6-diaminopimelate ligase produces the protein MGNFLPFNAEFEIKGSVEKNVNGFSFNSKNVGSEIAFVAKKGTYLDGHDFIADAINHGCELVFCEKFPLHCPEQVTFVKCDSISRQLGDILNAFYNYDLTNLILIGVTGTNGKTTIVTLLYQLFGLLGYKCGLISTVENRIADKVIPATHTTPDQIALYDLLYQMQKNNCSHVFMEVSSHALDQKRIGGLNFTGAIFTNITHDHLDYHKTFKAYIEAKKYFFDTLDKKAFALVNGDDVNASIMVQNTKAKVQTYALHNMAVFRARILENSFSGLHLKFGNTEWFSRLIGSFNAYNLAAVYGCSILMGYKEDEVLKIMSTLLPPKGRFDWIRNEENGKIGIVDFAHTPDALEKILKNIIEIKSKEQKIITVIGCGGDRDKTKRPEMGQIASRLSDRIVLTSDNPRSEDPFQILKDIEKGILESKKIDCIVIEDRAQAIKSACMISGNNDIVLIAGKGHEKYQEIKGQKLPFDDLENLKTYLLNL, from the coding sequence TTGGGTAATTTTCTACCGTTTAATGCAGAATTTGAAATTAAAGGTTCTGTAGAAAAAAACGTGAATGGATTTAGTTTTAATTCCAAAAATGTAGGAAGCGAAATTGCATTTGTTGCTAAGAAGGGCACGTATTTAGACGGTCATGATTTCATTGCAGATGCTATTAACCATGGATGCGAGTTGGTTTTTTGTGAAAAATTTCCATTGCATTGTCCGGAACAAGTCACATTTGTAAAGTGTGATTCTATTTCAAGACAACTTGGTGATATATTAAATGCATTTTATAATTATGATTTAACAAATCTGATCCTCATTGGAGTAACCGGTACGAATGGCAAAACAACCATCGTGACTTTGTTATATCAACTGTTTGGATTATTAGGTTACAAGTGTGGATTAATCTCGACTGTTGAGAATCGGATTGCTGATAAAGTGATACCAGCAACCCATACAACACCAGATCAGATTGCACTGTACGATTTATTGTATCAAATGCAAAAAAATAATTGTAGCCATGTATTTATGGAGGTGAGTTCTCATGCATTAGATCAAAAACGGATTGGTGGATTGAACTTTACAGGAGCCATCTTTACAAATATTACGCATGATCATTTGGATTATCATAAAACATTTAAAGCATATATTGAAGCAAAAAAATATTTTTTTGATACCTTAGATAAAAAGGCCTTTGCGCTTGTAAATGGGGATGATGTGAATGCAAGCATTATGGTGCAGAATACAAAGGCAAAAGTGCAGACATATGCATTGCATAATATGGCAGTTTTTAGAGCTCGGATTTTGGAGAATAGTTTTTCAGGATTACATTTAAAATTTGGAAATACAGAATGGTTTTCGCGATTAATTGGTTCATTTAATGCATATAATTTAGCTGCTGTTTATGGTTGTTCAATATTAATGGGATATAAGGAAGATGAAGTTCTAAAAATTATGTCCACGTTGCTTCCTCCAAAAGGAAGATTTGATTGGATTCGCAATGAAGAAAATGGGAAAATTGGAATTGTAGATTTTGCACATACACCAGATGCATTAGAGAAAATTCTAAAGAATATTATAGAAATTAAAAGCAAGGAACAAAAAATTATAACAGTCATTGGATGTGGAGGCGATAGAGACAAGACGAAAAGACCAGAAATGGGTCAGATTGCTTCTCGATTGAGTGATCGAATTGTTTTAACTTCCGATAATCCAAGAAGTGAAGATCCTTTTCAAATTCTTAAAGATATTGAAAAGGGTATATTGGAATCGAAGAAAATAGATTGCATTGTTATTGAAGATCGAGCTCAAGCAATAAAGTCCGCTTGCATGATATCAGGAAATAATGACATTGTTTTGATAGCAGGAAAAGGACATGAAAAGTATCAAGAGATCAAAGGGCAGAAGTTGCCATTTGACGATCTGGAAAATTTGAAAACATATTTGTTAAACTTATAA